In Mycteria americana isolate JAX WOST 10 ecotype Jacksonville Zoo and Gardens chromosome 5, USCA_MyAme_1.0, whole genome shotgun sequence, one DNA window encodes the following:
- the SIX4 gene encoding homeobox protein SIX4: MSSASPTDEITSAVEIKQENVMEILSEAGKVPPDGAAAGALNPAPPPPPAAAPFPMEHAGSAAAGEEGAADQVLLHTELLARNHHAASSPSSSSSSSSSSSSSQTPLAFSPDHVACVCEALQQGGNLDRLARFLWSLPPSDLLRGNESLMKARALVAFHQGIYAELYSILESHNFDSSNHPLLQELWYKARYTEAERARGRPLGAVDKYRLRRKYPLPRTIWDGEETVYCFKEKSRNALKELYKQNRYPSPAEKRNLAKITGLSLTQVSNWFKNRRQRDRNPSETQSKSESDGNPSTEDESSKGQEDLSPHPLSSSSDGVTSLSLPGHMEPVYMQQLGNTKIALSSSGVLLNGNLVPASTSPVFLNGSSFLQGPNGVILNGLSVGASQTVTLNSPKTTSSVVSNGVSITDILSSSSEDVKDFKLLQASVPNAAAATFSPSNIPVSFPGLIPSSEVKRESVQTAASQDGGSVVTFTAPVQINQYGIVQIPNSGTNGQLLNGSIGFSSLQLPPVSVAASQGNVSVNPSTSDGGTFTTESSTVQQGKVFFSPLAPSAVVYTVPNSGQAVGSVKQEGLERSLVFSQLMPVSQNTQLNVNMASENISSGGLQSLASSLVNVTPSHNFSLTPPTLLNAAELNSGISESQSMSSPVTSTSTVISISNTNYATLQNCSLITSQDLLSISTAQPALGEIVSTSGDRVSHPSAQVHQDFVREHRLVLQAVPDVKENFLPNSESKSTGNLMMLDSKSKYVISNMVDTVCEELETDKKELAKLQTVQMDEDMQDL; this comes from the exons ATGTCTTCTGCCTCCCCCACGGACGAGATCACGAGCGCGGTGGAGATCAAGCAGGAAAATGTGATGGAAATCCTCTCTGAAGCCGGCAAGGTGCCCCCCGacggggccgcggcgggagccctcaaccccgcgccgccgccccctcccgccgcggccccgtTCCCCATGGAGCACGcaggctccgccgccgccggggaggagggagccgcGGACCAGGTACTGCTCCACACGGAACTCCTGGCCAGGAATCACCacgctgcctcctctccctcctcctcgtcttcttcttcttcttcctcctcctcctcgcagacCCCCCTGGCTTTCTCCCCGGACCACGTCGCCTGCGTCTGCGAGGCGCTGCAGCAAGGTGGGAACCTGGACCGCCTGGCCAGGTTCCTGTGGTCTTTGCCCCCGAGCGATCTGCTACGTGGCAACGAGAGCCTGATGAAAGCCCGGGCGCTGGTGGCTTTCCACCAGGGCATCTACGCCGAGCTCTACAGCATCCTGGAGAGCCACAACTTCGACTCCTCCAACCACCCGCTCCTGCAGGAGCTCTGGTACAAGGCTCGCTACACCGAGGCGGAGCGAGCCCGGGGCAGACCCCTGGGGGCGGTGGACAAGTACAGGCTGCGGAGGAAATACCCTCTGCCCAGGACGATCTGGGACGGCGAGGAGACGGTCTACTGCTTCAAGGAGAAGTCCCGCAACGCGCTGAAGGAACTGTACAAGCAGAACCGGTACCCCTCGCCGGCCGAGAAGCGCAACCTGGCCAAGATCACCGGGCTGTCCCTCACCCAGGTCAGCAACTGGTTCAAGAACCGCAGGCAGCGGGACCGCAACCCTTCCGAGACCCAGTCCAAAAG TGAGTCAGATGGCAACCCTAGCACAGAAGATGAATCCAGTAAGGGGCAGGAGGATTTATCTCCCCATCCGCTCTCCAGCTCATCCGATGGCGTTACCAGCCTCAGCCTTCCCGGCCACATGGAGCCTGTCTACATGCAGCAGCTCGGAAACACTAAAATAGCCTTGAGCTCATCTGGCGTCTTGTTGAATGGAAACCTCGTGCCTGCCAGTACCTCTCCCGTCTTTCTCAATGGTAGCTCTTTTCTTCAGGGACCCAACGGTGTCATTCTCAATGGACTCAGCGTGGGGGCTTCGCAGACAGTTACCTTAAATTCGCCCAAAACCACGTCGAGCGTTGTGAGTAACGGGGTGTCCATTACTGACATACTGTCGTCTTCGTCAGAAGATGTTAAGGACTTCAAACTCCTTCAGGCTTCGGTCCCCAATGCTGCAGCAGCCACCTTCAGCCCCAGCAATATCCCGGTCTCATTCCCGGGATTGATACCGAGCTCAGAGGTGAAAAGGGAAAGCGTACAAACTGCCGCTTCCCAAGATGGAGGCTCCGTAGTTACTTTTACTGCTCCTGTCCAAATAAACCAGTATGGCATTGTCCAGATCCCCAATTCAGGAACAAATGGCCAGCTGCTGAACGGAAGCAttggtttttcttctctgcagctgcctcccGTTTCTGTGGCAGCTTCACAAG GTAATGTTTCAGTAAATCCCAGCACATCTGATGGAGGAACTTTTACGACTGAATCTTCAACAGTGCAGCAAGGAAAGGTTTTCTTCAGCCCCCTCGCTCCAAGTGCAGTCGTTTATACAGTTCCCAATTCAGGCCAGGCAGTAGGCTCTGTCAAGCAAGAAGGACTGGAAAGAAGCCTTGTGTTTTCTCAGTTGATGCCAGTCAGTCAGAACACGCAACTAAATGTTAACATGGCTTCTGAAAATATATCCAGCGGAGGACTGCAGTCCCTGGCCTCCTCGTTAGTGAATGTAACGCCCTCACATAATTTTTCCCTCACACCACCGACTCTTTTAAATGCTGCAGAACTGAACTCTGGTATCTCGGAGAGCCAGTCCATGTCATCGCCTGTCACCAGTACCTCTACTGTGATATCTATCAGCAACACTAACTATGCAACCCTTCAGAACTGTTCCCTCATTACCAGTCAAGATCTGTTGTCCATTTCTACAGCACAGCCCGCGCTTGGAGAAATAGTTTCTACAAGCGGAGACCGTGTCAGCCACCCCTCTGCACAAGTACATCAAGATTTTGTCAGAGAGCACAGGTTAGTTCTGCAAGCTGTGCCTGACGTCAAAGAGAATTTCTTACCTAATTCTGAGAGTAAGTCAACTGGCAATTTAATGATGCTGGATTCAAAATCCAAGTATGTTATAAGTAACATGGTTGACACGGTTTGTGAAGAACTGGAAACGGACAAAAAAGAACTTGCCAAACTGCAGACAGTTCAGATGGATGAAGATATGCAAgacttgtaa
- the SIX1 gene encoding homeobox protein SIX1 yields MSMLPSFGFTQEQVACVCEVLQQGGNLERLGRFLWSLPACDHLHKNESVLKAKAVVAFHRGNFRELYKILESHQFSPHNHPKLQQLWLKAHYVEAEKLRGRPLGAVGKYRVRRKFPLPRTIWDGEETSYCFKEKSRGVLREWYAHNPYPSPREKRELAEATGLTTTQVSNWFKNRRQRDRAAEAKERENTENNNAATNKPNQLSPLDGSKPLMSSSEEEFSPPQSPDQNSVLLLQGNLGHARSSGYSLSGLAASQTPHSLQGHQLQDSLLGPLTSSLVDLGS; encoded by the exons atGTCGATGCTGCCGTCGTTTGGCTTCACGCAGGAGCAGGTCGCCTGCGTCTGCGAGGTGCTGCAGCAAGGGGGGAACCTGGAGAGGCTGGGCCGGTTCCTCTGGTCGCTGCCGGCCTGCGACCACCTGCACAAGAACGAGAGCGTCCTGAAGGCCAAGGCCGTGGTGGCCTTCCACCGCGGGAACTTCCGCGAGCTCTACAAGATCCTGGAGAGCCACCAGTTCTCCCCCCACAACCACCccaagctgcagcagctctggctgaagGCGCACTACGTGGAAGCCGAGAAGCTGCGGGGCAGACCCTTGGGCGCCGTCGGCAAATACCGCGTCCGCCGAAAATTCCCTTTGCCCCGCACCATCTGGGACGGCGAGGAAACCAGTTACTGCTTCAAGGAGAAATCCCGGGGCGTGCTGCGGGAATGGTACGCCCACAACCCCTACCCGTCCCCCCGGGAGAAGCGGGAGCTGGCGGAAGCCACCGGCCTCACCACCACCCAGGTCAGCAACTGGTTCAAGAACCGGAGGCAGCGGGACCGAGCGGCGGAGGCGAAGGAAAG GGAGAACACGGAAAACAACAACGCGGCCACCAACAAACCGAACCAACTCTCGCCTCTGGATGGGAGCAAACCCCTCATGTCCAGCTCCGAGGAAGAGTTTTCTCCTCCCCAAAGCCCGGATCAGAACTCGGTCCTGCTCTTGCAGGGAAACCTCGGCCACGCCAGGAGCTCCGGCTACTCCCTGAGCGGCTTAGCTGCATCCCAGACCCCTCACAGTCTCCAAGGCCACCAGCTCCAGGACTCGCTGCTGGGACCCCTCACGTCCAGCCTGGTGGATCTGGGATCCTAA